The following proteins are co-located in the Rippkaea orientalis PCC 8801 genome:
- a CDS encoding FKBP-type peptidyl-prolyl cis-trans isomerase: MVQAKLGDQVTVNYTGKLDDGTIFDSSIDREPLQFSLGEGDVIPGFEEAVTGMSPGDTKTVTIPCNQAYGPYHEEMVIVVDQQQIPAELGIEVGQQLQIRQGEDEIIPVIITDISDSKVTLDANHPLAGQDLTFEIELVEIG, encoded by the coding sequence ATGGTACAAGCAAAACTCGGTGATCAAGTAACCGTTAACTACACAGGTAAATTAGACGACGGAACCATCTTTGATTCTTCCATTGATCGTGAACCCCTACAATTTTCTCTCGGCGAAGGTGACGTTATCCCTGGATTTGAAGAAGCCGTCACAGGAATGAGTCCAGGGGATACCAAAACCGTGACTATCCCCTGTAATCAAGCTTACGGACCCTATCACGAAGAAATGGTCATTGTCGTTGATCAGCAACAAATTCCCGCCGAATTAGGCATAGAAGTCGGTCAACAATTACAAATTCGTCAAGGGGAAGATGAGATCATCCCGGTGATCATCACCGATATTTCCGACTCAAAAGTGACCTTAGATGCCAACCATCCCCTCGCGGGTCAAGATTTAACCTTTGAAATTGAACTGGTGGAAATTGGCTAA
- a CDS encoding phycobilisome rod-core linker polypeptide translates to MTLPLINYAPKSQNVRVAGYEVPGDEQPKVYTTENVLSSGDLGNLIEAAYRQIFFHAFRWDREPILESQLRNGQITVRDFIRGLLLSKTFINSFYEKNSNYRFVEQCVQRVLGRDVYSEREKIAWSIVVATKGYGGFIDELLNSDEYLENFGYDTVPYQRRRNLPGRELGELPFNIKSPRYDRYYRGILGFPQIVWQNEIRRFVPQDKKPKAGDPSIFLNMARSLGSAKGNPTPRVSVGNINIDATVPRR, encoded by the coding sequence TTGACTCTTCCTCTTATAAATTACGCGCCCAAATCCCAAAATGTGCGAGTAGCAGGATACGAAGTCCCAGGAGACGAGCAGCCCAAGGTTTATACCACGGAGAATGTTCTTTCCTCAGGAGATCTTGGCAATCTGATCGAAGCGGCCTACCGTCAAATTTTCTTCCATGCGTTCCGTTGGGATCGGGAACCTATCCTAGAATCTCAATTGCGTAACGGACAAATCACCGTGCGGGACTTTATTCGTGGATTATTGCTGTCTAAGACTTTTATTAACAGCTTCTACGAAAAAAATAGTAATTACCGCTTTGTTGAACAATGCGTTCAGCGTGTTTTAGGCCGCGATGTCTATAGCGAACGGGAAAAAATCGCTTGGTCTATTGTTGTCGCCACTAAAGGGTATGGTGGGTTTATCGATGAACTCCTCAATAGCGATGAGTACCTAGAAAACTTTGGCTATGACACCGTTCCTTACCAACGTCGTCGTAACCTACCTGGACGTGAGCTAGGAGAATTGCCCTTTAACATCAAATCTCCTCGTTATGATCGCTACTATCGCGGAATTTTGGGCTTCCCCCAAATCGTTTGGCAAAACGAAATCCGTCGCTTTGTCCCCCAAGACAAAAAGCCCAAAGCTGGCGATCCTTCCATATTCTTAAATATGGCACGGAGTTTAGGTAGTGCTAAAGGCAATCCCACTCCTCGGGTTTCTGTTGGCAACATCAACATTGATGCCACAGTTCCTCGCCGTTAA
- a CDS encoding phycobiliprotein lyase, with translation MEFFQRSAGQWRSQRTTHHLAFRRAEIGNSEIFVESLGADNPKIKEICELHNVDPSLAIGGAFVSWDGSMAWDKEDENHQGSTIFALIPDADNPRQGMLLRERGYAEIVPIAGRYHLDDLDALVLITEYDTMSTIERFWFASPELRLRTSTVQRFGGFNSATFCAEMRQQEISEEKGKVRAIASQNPFYSITGW, from the coding sequence ATGGAATTTTTTCAAAGAAGCGCAGGACAATGGCGATCGCAGCGCACCACCCATCATTTAGCCTTCAGACGCGCCGAAATTGGCAACTCAGAGATTTTTGTGGAGTCCCTAGGGGCAGATAACCCCAAAATCAAAGAAATTTGCGAACTCCACAACGTTGACCCCAGTTTAGCCATTGGGGGAGCCTTTGTCAGTTGGGATGGTTCGATGGCCTGGGACAAAGAAGACGAAAACCATCAAGGAAGTACCATTTTTGCCCTAATTCCTGATGCTGATAATCCCCGTCAAGGAATGCTCTTGCGGGAACGGGGTTACGCTGAAATTGTCCCCATCGCGGGACGTTACCACCTCGATGATCTCGATGCCCTAGTCTTGATCACTGAATACGACACCATGAGTACTATTGAACGATTTTGGTTTGCCAGTCCTGAATTACGACTGAGAACCAGTACTGTACAACGGTTTGGTGGCTTTAATAGTGCTACCTTTTGTGCTGAAATGCGACAACAAGAGATCTCAGAAGAGAAAGGGAAAGTCAGGGCGATCGCTTCTCAAAACCCTTTTTACTCGATTACAGGATGGTAG
- a CDS encoding GNAT family N-acetyltransferase, whose product MLVRTYQQEDIPQIAKLYYNTVHVINSQDYTPEQIQAWAPEIYPKSYWQKRFKKYQVYVVEIEGVLAGFAELESNGHIDCFYVHHQWQRKGVGKQLMKHLETEAKTLNIPYLFAEVSITAKPFFQRMGFVITEERQKDYRQVYFQQFLMKKSLTEFKDKECEN is encoded by the coding sequence ATGCTAGTAAGAACCTACCAACAAGAGGATATTCCACAGATTGCTAAGCTGTATTATAATACAGTTCATGTTATCAACTCTCAAGATTATACTCCTGAACAAATTCAAGCTTGGGCTCCTGAAATTTACCCCAAAAGCTATTGGCAAAAAAGGTTTAAAAAATACCAGGTTTATGTAGTAGAAATAGAAGGAGTGCTTGCTGGTTTTGCTGAATTAGAATCGAATGGACATATTGATTGTTTCTATGTCCATCACCAATGGCAAAGAAAAGGGGTCGGTAAGCAACTCATGAAACACCTAGAAACGGAAGCAAAAACTCTCAATATTCCCTATTTATTTGCTGAAGTAAGTATTACCGCTAAACCCTTTTTTCAAAGGATGGGTTTTGTTATCACTGAAGAACGACAAAAAGACTATAGACAAGTGTACTTTCAACAATTTCTGATGAAAAAAAGCTTAACAGAATTTAAGGATAAAGAGTGTGAAAACTGA
- a CDS encoding cytochrome P450, whose product MTTTTQPLAKQTNSFPNGPESYGFRETLKLIFNPLPALEESRNRYGDIYSFPGISNLPPSIILGNPQSIEELFTANTDLFDSGASNAALKPLLGDMSILQLDGNPHQQRRKLLMPSFHGQRLQSYGNIIIEITEKVIKQWKINQPFLMRNVTQEITLKVILKAVFGVNEGEYYDQLRQKFSHYLDLFNSPIYTTTLFLNYLQKDLGSWSPWGHFQRQKQAIYELLSQEIETHRQQDGGEDILSLLLSTTDEDGNPLSKAEIMDELVTLLFAGHDTTASALAWAFYWIHSQPDVYHNLMNELGTIDAETDPTNIAKLPYLNAVVSETLRIYPIALFAFGRMLKSPLDLMGYSFDKGTIFSPCIYLVHHHPEVYPNSKTFKPERFLERQFSPYEFIPFGGSNRRCLGYALALYEMKLVLATVLQKTALKLASSRPVVPVRRGFIMTASGGVKMIATKIN is encoded by the coding sequence ATGACAACGACAACTCAACCCTTGGCAAAACAAACAAATTCTTTTCCCAATGGTCCTGAAAGCTATGGATTTAGAGAAACGCTGAAGCTTATTTTTAATCCGTTACCTGCTTTAGAAGAATCAAGAAATCGCTATGGAGATATTTATTCATTTCCGGGTATTTCTAATCTTCCTCCCTCTATTATACTCGGTAATCCCCAAAGCATTGAAGAATTATTTACTGCTAATACAGACTTATTTGATTCAGGTGCATCTAATGCAGCATTGAAACCATTATTGGGAGATATGTCTATCTTACAATTAGATGGCAATCCCCATCAACAGCGACGTAAATTACTCATGCCATCGTTTCATGGACAACGATTACAAAGCTATGGCAACATCATTATCGAAATCACGGAGAAAGTCATAAAACAATGGAAAATAAATCAGCCTTTTTTGATGCGAAATGTAACTCAAGAGATTACCCTAAAAGTGATTTTAAAAGCGGTTTTTGGTGTTAATGAAGGAGAATATTACGATCAATTAAGACAAAAATTTAGTCATTATTTAGATTTGTTTAACTCCCCAATATACACAACAACGCTTTTTTTAAACTATCTGCAAAAAGACTTAGGTAGCTGGAGTCCTTGGGGACATTTTCAGCGTCAAAAACAAGCCATTTATGAACTGCTTAGCCAAGAAATTGAAACCCATCGTCAGCAAGATGGAGGGGAAGACATTTTGAGTCTATTATTATCAACAACCGATGAAGATGGAAATCCCCTCAGTAAAGCAGAAATCATGGATGAATTAGTGACACTATTATTTGCTGGACATGATACCACTGCATCCGCATTAGCCTGGGCATTTTATTGGATTCACTCTCAACCGGATGTTTATCATAACTTAATGAACGAATTAGGAACAATTGATGCAGAAACTGATCCGACAAATATCGCTAAACTGCCCTACTTAAATGCCGTTGTTTCTGAAACGTTAAGAATTTATCCTATTGCCTTATTTGCCTTTGGACGAATGTTAAAAAGTCCTTTAGACCTCATGGGATATTCCTTTGATAAAGGAACTATTTTCAGCCCTTGTATTTACCTAGTTCATCATCATCCTGAGGTTTATCCTAACTCCAAAACTTTTAAACCAGAACGATTTTTAGAACGTCAATTTTCTCCCTATGAATTTATTCCTTTTGGGGGAAGTAATCGCCGTTGTTTAGGCTATGCGTTAGCTTTGTACGAAATGAAGTTAGTTTTAGCAACAGTATTGCAAAAAACAGCCCTAAAATTAGCTAGTTCTCGTCCAGTTGTTCCAGTTCGTCGTGGCTTTATTATGACAGCTTCTGGTGGAGTAAAAATGATAGCAACAAAGATTAATTAA
- a CDS encoding O-antigen ligase family protein, whose amino-acid sequence MESTSNNDSSPSTGRLFAILIACFYSLFTLLPNSHSLMVQWSWVFVWQIALLCPILWLLGNVIQTKQIKGLGLGLDWVIGLVILGIIIASLFAEFPNHARWYGWAALGFLAALYSLNNWIDSPEKRDKLLTFQGYLNLAFIVVSLFFWITQTLLPELSRLNQFKQLGVNLSFDFSTLELRNWAPLGHQNYVAGYLLLALPVLLILAIQQQGKKRWLWITGIVLGLINLYTTSSRGGWLGLLVLFLCGITILLIQANIPRLWISLGAIGGLLIIILLAVANNRLRTLIIGILQGNSSGELLYRLINSAIGWQMGITHPVTGIGLGGVPLLYQKYRPIWAGRESELAYQLHSSPIQLFAEIGIWGIFPILVGMILLTYHCWRWLKNNQPLNNQQDLTIFLSLYAGLLGYGMMSFTDYQLDNIAISGTLVIYLVCLTSILRLNLQQNSPSSSSISSYLSWFAYGGLGIVLVMIIWLIPIHRAWQLSSFGFTALRQEKLELFIKFLARSHQLAPWEPYYPYQLGYNLGNTALTIPDPQVRQPLLDDSIKWFEIGIKVSPYQEFGHTNLGWLLLQNNNATAAIQSFVESAKLVPAKRGVMYGLGLTLLAQNKVELAIEAMTLEGLRDPLFITSPLWRSPELKSIYSQVLDNIIANYNQFLKTSSSEEFTRILHQSRGGIYWWQGNLNKAKEDLQNNGTPLSQNILDLAHGKSISSNLDQPASLVIEAWNNSSQRAILLEQAWLKATKTLLPASLKQQLLETMNQSSSFDQWLKENAPSVQYRRQRLGFGVLSRHIDGSIPQDFLVVVDNVPMNTWFSEILPSPIQNTELELAIQPLRTNLLNKLQIVK is encoded by the coding sequence ATGGAAAGTACCTCTAATAATGATTCTTCTCCTTCAACAGGACGTTTATTTGCTATTCTAATTGCCTGTTTTTATAGTCTCTTTACCTTACTTCCTAATAGCCATAGTTTAATGGTTCAATGGTCTTGGGTTTTTGTTTGGCAAATTGCCTTACTCTGTCCGATTCTTTGGCTATTAGGAAACGTTATTCAAACAAAACAGATTAAAGGGTTAGGATTAGGGTTAGATTGGGTAATAGGGTTAGTTATATTAGGAATAATTATCGCTAGTCTGTTTGCTGAATTTCCTAATCACGCGCGATGGTATGGATGGGCAGCATTAGGGTTTCTTGCTGCTTTATATAGTCTAAATAATTGGATAGATTCCCCTGAGAAACGCGACAAGTTATTGACTTTTCAAGGGTATCTTAATTTAGCTTTTATAGTGGTTAGTTTATTTTTTTGGATAACCCAAACTTTACTTCCTGAACTCTCTAGATTGAATCAATTTAAACAACTTGGGGTGAATTTATCGTTTGATTTTTCAACCCTTGAACTACGCAATTGGGCACCTCTTGGACATCAAAATTATGTCGCAGGATATCTTTTACTCGCTTTACCTGTATTACTTATCTTAGCCATTCAGCAACAAGGCAAAAAACGATGGCTATGGATAACAGGAATAGTCCTAGGATTAATCAATCTTTATACTACCAGTTCTAGAGGCGGCTGGTTAGGATTATTAGTGCTGTTTTTATGCGGTATAACAATACTCTTAATTCAGGCAAATATTCCTCGACTTTGGATAAGTTTAGGGGCAATAGGAGGATTATTAATTATTATTTTATTAGCTGTTGCCAATAACCGTCTTCGCACATTAATAATAGGAATATTACAAGGAAATTCATCAGGAGAATTGCTATATCGTTTGATTAATTCAGCCATTGGATGGCAAATGGGAATTACTCATCCCGTGACGGGAATTGGGTTAGGAGGAGTGCCTTTATTATATCAAAAATATCGTCCCATTTGGGCAGGAAGAGAGTCAGAATTAGCTTATCAACTCCATAGCAGTCCTATTCAATTATTCGCAGAGATCGGTATTTGGGGCATTTTTCCTATCTTAGTAGGAATGATTTTATTAACCTATCATTGTTGGCGTTGGTTAAAAAATAATCAGCCACTAAATAATCAGCAAGATTTAACGATTTTCTTGAGTTTATATGCAGGATTATTAGGGTATGGAATGATGAGTTTTACAGACTATCAATTAGATAATATTGCTATTAGTGGAACCCTAGTTATTTATCTCGTTTGTTTAACATCAATCTTGAGATTAAATTTACAACAAAACTCTCCCTCTTCTTCCTCTATCTCCTCCTACCTTTCTTGGTTTGCCTACGGTGGTTTAGGAATCGTTTTAGTGATGATTATTTGGTTAATTCCTATCCATCGCGCTTGGCAACTTTCCAGTTTTGGATTTACCGCATTACGTCAAGAAAAGTTAGAATTATTTATTAAATTCTTAGCGCGATCGCATCAATTAGCCCCTTGGGAACCCTACTATCCCTATCAATTGGGCTATAATTTAGGGAATACTGCTTTAACGATACCCGATCCTCAAGTTCGTCAACCTTTACTCGATGACAGTATTAAGTGGTTTGAAATAGGAATTAAAGTCTCTCCTTATCAGGAATTTGGTCATACAAATTTAGGATGGTTACTGTTACAAAATAACAACGCTACAGCAGCAATACAATCGTTCGTTGAGTCAGCGAAATTAGTTCCAGCGAAACGGGGAGTTATGTATGGATTAGGATTAACTTTATTAGCCCAAAATAAAGTAGAATTAGCCATAGAAGCGATGACTTTAGAAGGATTAAGAGATCCCCTATTTATTACCAGTCCTCTGTGGCGATCACCTGAGTTAAAATCCATTTATTCCCAAGTTTTAGATAACATAATTGCTAATTATAATCAGTTTTTAAAAACCTCTTCTTCAGAAGAGTTTACAAGAATACTGCATCAAAGTCGAGGAGGAATTTATTGGTGGCAAGGTAACTTAAATAAAGCAAAAGAAGACTTACAAAATAATGGAACCCCGTTAAGTCAAAATATCTTAGATCTTGCCCACGGGAAGTCAATTTCCAGCAATCTTGATCAACCTGCTTCTCTAGTGATTGAAGCGTGGAATAATTCATCACAACGTGCTATATTGTTAGAACAAGCTTGGCTTAAAGCGACAAAAACTTTGTTACCCGCGAGTCTTAAACAACAATTATTAGAAACCATGAATCAATCTTCTTCGTTTGATCAATGGTTAAAAGAAAATGCACCTTCGGTACAATATCGTCGTCAACGATTAGGGTTTGGGGTATTGAGTCGTCACATTGATGGTTCTATTCCTCAAGATTTCTTAGTCGTCGTTGATAATGTTCCGATGAATACTTGGTTTAGTGAAATCCTACCTTCTCCTATTCAAAATACTGAATTAGAGTTAGCCATACAACCATTACGAACAAATTTATTGAACAAACTTCAGATAGTCAAGTAA
- a CDS encoding EAL domain-containing protein, with protein MTDSTKGCLLIVDDLPDNLRLLRDTLQGQGYKVRSCITGMMALRAAKAAVTDLILLDIKLPDYDGYEICRRLKADEQTAHIPVIFLSALNETFDKVQGFTVGGADYITKPFQIEEVLARVATHLSIQRLQTSLQEKNLSLIQEIEEHRRTKEALFCEKELAQVTLKSIGDAVITTDAKGYVTYLNPIAEYLTGWAEKEAQGVHLFEVFEIVNEFTKEIVENPIIQALDEVRIVNLAKNTILISRDGTEYPIDDSAAPIQDSNGQVIGAVIVFRDVTEARSLNRQLSWQASHDSLTGLINRLGFEQKLEEALLSAKKENQHHVLCYLDLDQFKVVNDTCGHAAGDELLRQITHLLQQRVRTSDTLARLGGDEFAFLLHQCSLEKATEIAETFRELIEKFRFCWNNKTFSIGVSIGVVEIDKNSKDKNSVLALADAACYAAKGKGRNCVQVYQVDNHELLKQRKERQWVVQINQALEDNRFRLYSQKITPLNSHLKPIYYEILLRLLDDNGQLVSPGNFLPAAERYGLMPAIDRWVISTFLKKYDNYYHQTVNKSDFEQNLYAINLSGASINSEQFLEFLKEQLTNSKIPLKNLCFEITETTAIANFDQAIELINELQQLGCCFAIDDFGHGMNSFDYLKHFPVNYLKIDGSFVRNLVQSEVDQAIVESFNRIGHIMNFQTIAEFVENAAILSKIEAIGLDYAQGYVIAKPVPFEFK; from the coding sequence ATGACCGATTCTACTAAAGGTTGTCTATTAATTGTTGACGACTTACCCGATAATTTACGGCTGCTCAGAGATACATTACAAGGACAAGGCTATAAAGTGCGTTCTTGTATCACAGGGATGATGGCTTTAAGGGCAGCTAAAGCGGCTGTAACCGACCTAATTTTGCTTGATATCAAGCTTCCTGATTATGATGGCTATGAAATTTGTCGGCGATTAAAAGCCGATGAACAAACGGCTCATATTCCGGTTATTTTTTTGAGTGCCCTTAATGAGACTTTTGATAAGGTACAAGGATTTACCGTTGGGGGTGCTGACTACATCACAAAACCCTTTCAAATTGAAGAAGTATTAGCGCGTGTTGCCACCCATTTATCGATTCAACGACTGCAAACAAGCCTCCAAGAAAAAAATCTCTCCTTGATACAAGAAATAGAAGAACATAGGCGGACAAAAGAAGCCCTATTTTGTGAAAAAGAATTAGCTCAAGTTACCCTAAAATCTATCGGAGATGCTGTCATTACAACCGATGCTAAAGGCTATGTTACCTATCTCAATCCCATTGCAGAATATCTAACCGGTTGGGCAGAAAAAGAAGCGCAAGGTGTTCATTTATTTGAAGTCTTTGAAATTGTCAACGAATTTACCAAAGAGATAGTTGAAAATCCTATCATCCAAGCGTTAGATGAAGTTAGGATTGTTAATCTTGCTAAAAATACCATCCTCATTTCCCGTGATGGGACAGAATATCCCATTGATGACTCAGCAGCCCCTATTCAAGATAGTAATGGTCAAGTTATTGGTGCTGTCATTGTTTTTCGGGATGTTACGGAAGCTCGCAGTCTCAATCGTCAGTTATCTTGGCAAGCGAGTCACGATTCTTTAACCGGGTTAATCAACCGTTTAGGATTTGAACAGAAGCTCGAAGAAGCCCTTTTATCGGCTAAAAAGGAGAATCAGCACCATGTTTTATGTTATTTAGATTTAGATCAATTTAAAGTAGTTAATGATACCTGTGGTCATGCGGCTGGAGATGAGTTATTGCGTCAAATCACCCATCTTTTGCAACAACGAGTCCGTACCAGTGATACGTTAGCGCGTTTGGGAGGGGATGAATTTGCGTTTTTACTCCATCAATGCTCTCTAGAAAAAGCGACTGAAATTGCAGAAACGTTTCGAGAACTAATTGAAAAGTTTCGGTTCTGCTGGAACAATAAAACCTTTAGTATTGGTGTTAGCATTGGCGTAGTAGAAATTGATAAAAATAGTAAGGATAAAAATAGTGTTTTAGCCCTAGCTGATGCTGCGTGCTATGCTGCTAAAGGAAAAGGGCGTAATTGTGTTCAAGTCTATCAAGTCGATAATCATGAGCTCCTAAAACAACGCAAAGAAAGACAGTGGGTTGTTCAAATTAATCAGGCATTAGAAGATAATCGTTTTCGTCTTTATTCTCAAAAAATAACTCCCCTTAATTCTCATTTAAAGCCGATTTATTATGAAATTTTATTACGATTGTTAGATGACAATGGACAATTAGTTTCTCCGGGGAATTTTCTACCCGCAGCCGAACGCTATGGATTGATGCCCGCTATTGATCGCTGGGTAATTAGCACTTTTTTGAAAAAGTATGATAATTATTATCATCAAACCGTTAATAAAAGCGATTTTGAACAAAATTTATATGCGATTAATCTGTCGGGAGCAAGTATTAATAGTGAGCAGTTTTTAGAGTTTTTAAAAGAGCAATTAACGAACTCTAAAATACCGCTTAAAAACCTGTGTTTTGAAATTACAGAAACAACAGCGATCGCTAATTTTGACCAAGCGATCGAATTAATTAATGAACTTCAACAATTGGGTTGTTGTTTTGCGATTGATGATTTTGGTCATGGGATGAATTCTTTTGATTATCTCAAACATTTTCCCGTGAATTATTTAAAGATTGATGGCAGTTTTGTGAGAAATTTAGTTCAAAGTGAAGTCGATCAAGCCATTGTGGAAAGTTTTAATCGTATTGGTCATATTATGAATTTTCAAACCATTGCTGAGTTTGTGGAAAATGCAGCAATTTTAAGTAAAATAGAAGCCATTGGTTTAGATTATGCCCAAGGTTATGTCATAGCAAAACCTGTTCCTTTTGAATTTAAGTAA
- a CDS encoding pseudouridine synthase: MYEYILFNKPYGVLCQFTDTDNPNSPRPTLKDYIPLPDIYSVGRLDFDSEGLLLLTNNGRLKHRLSHREFSHPRTYWVQVERIPDEIALDRLRQGVLIKDYCTRPAQIKLLATEPNLSPRNPPIRYRKTVPTAWLEITLTEGRNRQVRRMTAAIGYPTLRLIRISMGFKIGKTLEKLSLGDLKPGEWREATQLERHSLETLTYG, encoded by the coding sequence ATGTATGAATACATTTTATTTAATAAACCTTACGGAGTTCTATGTCAATTTACCGATACAGATAACCCCAATTCTCCCCGTCCAACCCTAAAAGATTATATTCCTCTTCCTGATATTTATTCCGTGGGGAGACTGGATTTTGACAGTGAAGGATTGCTATTATTAACGAATAATGGACGCTTAAAACATCGTCTTTCCCATCGAGAATTTAGTCATCCTCGTACCTATTGGGTGCAAGTCGAACGGATTCCCGATGAAATCGCCCTTGATCGGTTACGTCAAGGCGTACTAATTAAGGATTATTGTACCCGTCCAGCGCAAATCAAACTGTTAGCAACGGAGCCAAATTTATCACCCCGTAATCCCCCTATTCGTTACCGTAAAACGGTTCCCACAGCTTGGCTAGAAATAACCTTAACGGAGGGAAGAAATCGACAAGTCAGACGTATGACGGCCGCTATCGGCTATCCTACTTTACGATTGATTCGGATCTCGATGGGGTTTAAAATAGGGAAAACTTTAGAAAAATTGAGCTTAGGGGACTTAAAACCGGGAGAATGGCGGGAAGCAACCCAGTTAGAAAGACATAGCTTAGAGACTCTTACTTATGGCTAA
- a CDS encoding ATP phosphoribosyltransferase regulatory subunit: MIHQPPAGARDLLPLEVVQKAWINDRLQQVFGGWGYQRIVTSTIEWLETLMAGGAIQHSTVIQLQDNSAGQLGLRPELTASIARAAVTRMADTTYPQRLCYRANVFRNPPSGHHGKQLEFYQAGVELLFAGGILADAEILLLVADCLEQLGIPQWQLLIGEAGVTRSLLSPFPDPLKSQVCHCLAQLDYVTLENLDYPSSHLKERAQLLFDLRGNATEVLEKVAKLELDKAGEESINNLKSLMRLINDSRSKPLPLTLDLSVIQTFDYYTGIVFKAVGKTDNQLHILGQGGRYDQLLGVYHPKGQSAPGIGFSFNVEDLYACLLNTSILPQLAPSIDWLIIPQTDEARSTAFQYAQNLRDSGKNLRVAIDLGGRSEAEIREYVQQNRVQQLAWIPEKGEPIIEVIFS; this comes from the coding sequence ATGATTCATCAACCGCCAGCCGGAGCGAGAGATTTATTACCCCTTGAAGTTGTCCAAAAAGCGTGGATTAATGATCGTCTACAACAGGTTTTTGGAGGGTGGGGTTATCAGCGTATTGTCACTTCTACTATTGAGTGGTTAGAGACATTAATGGCTGGAGGAGCGATTCAACATTCAACGGTCATTCAGTTACAAGATAACTCGGCGGGTCAGTTAGGACTCCGGCCGGAATTAACCGCTTCCATCGCTAGGGCAGCAGTGACTCGCATGGCTGATACAACTTATCCCCAGCGTCTGTGTTACCGCGCTAATGTGTTTCGTAACCCTCCTTCTGGTCATCATGGGAAACAATTAGAATTTTATCAAGCGGGGGTAGAATTGCTCTTTGCTGGAGGAATTTTAGCCGATGCAGAGATTTTATTATTAGTCGCTGATTGTTTGGAACAATTGGGTATTCCCCAGTGGCAATTACTGATAGGAGAAGCTGGAGTAACGCGATCGCTACTTTCTCCGTTTCCAGATCCCTTAAAAAGCCAAGTTTGTCATTGTTTAGCACAATTAGACTATGTTACTTTAGAGAATTTAGACTATCCTTCTTCTCACTTAAAAGAACGAGCTCAATTACTGTTTGATTTACGAGGAAATGCCACCGAAGTCTTAGAAAAAGTGGCTAAATTAGAATTAGATAAAGCAGGAGAAGAAAGCATTAATAATCTAAAATCTCTGATGAGATTAATTAATGATAGTCGCTCAAAACCTTTACCCTTAACCCTAGATTTAAGTGTGATTCAAACCTTTGATTATTACACGGGCATTGTCTTTAAAGCAGTGGGAAAAACAGACAATCAATTACATATTTTAGGGCAAGGGGGACGCTACGATCAGTTATTGGGAGTCTATCACCCTAAAGGTCAATCAGCACCAGGCATTGGCTTTTCTTTTAATGTTGAAGATCTCTATGCCTGTTTGTTAAACACATCTATTTTACCCCAACTTGCCCCCTCTATTGATTGGTTGATTATTCCCCAAACTGATGAGGCTCGATCAACCGCTTTTCAGTACGCTCAAAATCTCAGAGACTCAGGGAAAAATCTACGGGTAGCCATAGATTTAGGAGGACGTTCTGAAGCAGAAATTCGAGAGTATGTCCAACAAAATCGAGTTCAACAATTAGCTTGGATACCAGAAAAAGGTGAACCCATTATTGAAGTTATTTTTAGTTAA